One Vicinamibacterales bacterium genomic window, TGCCTGGCGGCAGTACTTCAAGCCGGGCATGCGCGTGGGCCTCAAGATCAACCTGCTCGGACGCCCGCTCGTCTACACGGCGCGTGAGTTGACCGAGGCGGTGGCGGCGGGGGCGCTCTCGGCGGGCGTGAAGCCGTCGGACATCGTCGTGTGGGATCGTCACGCGGACCATTTCGGCCCGACCGACTACAAGCCGGGCACGGGACGGCTCGGCGAGCGCATCCAGACGGGCGGCCGCTACGACCAGACGAAGGTGCTGAAGGCGTCGGGAGGCCACGCGCCGCTCGACACGACGGTTGCCGAGACCGACGTCACCATCAACCTGCCCGTTCTGAAGGACCATGGCGGAGCGGGCGTGACGCTCGCGCTCAAGAACATCGCGTTCGGCTGCTACAGTCATCACCGGTCGGCGCATGGCGGCAACTGCGACCCGTACATCGCGGAGGCGTACGAACACTACCTCACGCAGACCAAGGTGCCGCTGATCGTCCTCGACGCGACGAACGGCTG contains:
- a CDS encoding DUF362 domain-containing protein, giving the protein MTSNDSGITRRRLLTGILGTAAAATLAGSRVQAAPAGKIRVVRVESPRVWNGDRRDPKVVAAMLERGITAFTGQKRADDAWRQYFKPGMRVGLKINLLGRPLVYTARELTEAVAAGALSAGVKPSDIVVWDRHADHFGPTDYKPGTGRLGERIQTGGRYDQTKVLKASGGHAPLDTTVAETDVTINLPVLKDHGGAGVTLALKNIAFGCYSHHRSAHGGNCDPYIAEAYEHYLTQTKVPLIVLDATNGCFDDGPQPRNPDGIWRENAIYIAADPVALDVVCRQVILDKRRAAGLSDKLRQSRHIETAAEKRLGVGDPGKIELVTMRV